In bacterium, one genomic interval encodes:
- a CDS encoding bifunctional oligoribonuclease/PAP phosphatase NrnA: protein MKAIKTRDLITVAMPTAAITSILKAAERVLVVSHIDPDGDALGTQLAFGEYLKSQGKQVFLVRDSEIPAKYQFLSGIDDIQLTSTLPKGFAVDTAVVLECPTIARVGSASAYLIPGVRIINIDHHRDNDAFGEVNWVDISSSSVGEMTYEFLSAVGHQITPEDATCLYTAILTDTGRFRYASTSPRTMAIAGELIELGADPHLITEKVYYNMRPSSMKLTGKVLNSIEYFCMGRVCILSLTQDMLKESGAVESESDGLVDFTLFTEGVKAGALVKELQNGQTKVSFRSQDGINVAELAYRYGGGGHFNAAGCTIPKPFAEARVEVARMLCEADHGVA from the coding sequence ATGAAGGCAATAAAGACTCGTGATCTCATTACGGTGGCCATGCCGACCGCCGCAATCACTTCGATCTTAAAGGCGGCCGAGCGGGTCCTGGTGGTATCGCACATTGATCCCGATGGAGACGCGCTGGGAACGCAGTTGGCCTTTGGTGAGTATCTGAAAAGCCAGGGGAAGCAGGTCTTCCTGGTGCGCGATTCGGAGATCCCGGCCAAGTATCAGTTTCTATCCGGAATTGATGATATCCAGTTAACCAGCACGCTCCCCAAGGGATTTGCCGTTGATACCGCGGTAGTGTTGGAATGTCCGACCATCGCGCGAGTCGGTTCCGCTTCGGCGTATCTTATTCCTGGCGTCAGGATCATCAATATCGATCATCACCGGGATAACGATGCATTTGGTGAAGTGAATTGGGTAGATATCTCATCCTCCTCTGTTGGAGAGATGACGTACGAGTTTTTGAGCGCAGTTGGGCACCAGATCACACCGGAGGACGCGACCTGTTTGTATACGGCGATCCTGACCGACACCGGGCGGTTCCGGTATGCCTCGACCTCGCCACGGACGATGGCAATCGCGGGCGAGCTGATCGAATTGGGAGCCGATCCGCATTTGATCACGGAGAAGGTTTATTACAACATGCGCCCCTCGAGCATGAAGCTGACCGGCAAAGTGCTCAACAGCATCGAGTATTTTTGCATGGGGCGAGTCTGTATTCTCTCTTTGACGCAGGATATGCTGAAAGAGTCAGGAGCGGTGGAATCGGAGTCAGATGGGCTGGTAGATTTCACTCTCTTTACCGAGGGAGTGAAAGCCGGTGCACTGGTCAAAGAACTGCAGAACGGACAGACCAAAGTGTCGTTTCGTTCGCAGGATGGGATCAACGTGGCAGAGTTAGCCTACCGCTATGGCGGCGGCGGACACTTTAATGCCGCAGGGTGCACGATCCCGAAGCCTTTTGCTGAAGCGCGGGTGGAAGTTGCCCGCATGCTTTGTGAGGCTGATCATGGCGTGGCTTAA
- a CDS encoding polysaccharide deacetylase family protein, with product MAHSDRVTQSGVEHAAPAVLVFHKLQASFSFGATNYSPKRFAKLLHRLNSNGTRFTVTFDDGYQHLANNLPALMDRYQFHPTIFVPTGWIGKPNSWDYSHWFRREPHLERREIRELANIGVIFGSHGHSHVDLTAASERKLKMELRQSREILSDLAAREITAISYPFGRHNEMVLEAAEWAGYTAGYTMTLPMSSDHVLSQGRIPVYGYDTMLTIRNKMGQGVWHRIEALKVSITNQLSGGTILLNRMRRLD from the coding sequence ATGGCGCATTCTGACCGAGTGACTCAATCAGGAGTCGAGCACGCGGCGCCAGCAGTCTTGGTTTTTCACAAGCTGCAGGCGTCGTTTTCGTTTGGGGCTACTAATTACTCGCCAAAACGATTCGCAAAATTGCTCCATCGGCTGAACTCAAACGGGACCAGGTTCACGGTGACGTTTGATGACGGATACCAGCACTTGGCAAACAATCTTCCAGCCCTCATGGACCGATACCAATTTCATCCGACCATATTCGTGCCGACCGGATGGATCGGAAAACCAAATAGCTGGGATTACAGTCATTGGTTTCGACGCGAGCCGCATTTGGAACGTCGAGAGATCCGGGAACTGGCAAATATTGGAGTGATATTCGGTTCGCATGGGCATAGTCATGTTGACCTGACCGCGGCATCGGAGCGGAAGCTCAAGATGGAATTGCGACAGTCGCGTGAGATTCTGAGCGATCTGGCGGCCAGAGAGATCACGGCAATCAGTTATCCGTTCGGGCGCCATAATGAGATGGTGCTTGAGGCGGCGGAATGGGCAGGTTATACGGCCGGATATACCATGACATTGCCGATGTCGAGCGATCATGTGCTATCCCAGGGGCGCATTCCGGTGTATGGATATGACACGATGTTGACGATCCGGAATAAGATGGGTCAGGGAGTGTGGCATCGGATCGAGGCTCTCAAAGTCTCCATTACCAATCAGTTATCGGGTGGGACAATCCTCCTCAACCGCATGCGGCGGTTGGACTAA
- the truB gene encoding tRNA pseudouridine(55) synthase TruB, translated as MAWLNKHSGVLLFDKPSGVTSHDMVYRVRRILQQQEVGHTGTLDPMATGLLVMCVGRATKIAQFISNLEKCYLAEVKLGLSSATYDAEGLDPHAVPVETSHVTESEVLAVMNGFLGTQMQQVPAHSAVKINGQHLYELARNGQELELPEREVTITSLRLESFADATIRFEVCCSKGTYIRSLAHQIGQQLGCGAYLSALRRTSVGPFSVLDAVTPIHLAQLADEGKAGSALMPIDQVLQFGAICIQDSFRQQVGFGRMPAWTDVNRIEGVFEPGDRVVIKSMAGEVLAVGIAGSSSNEFTKHGGQPVSSYVRVLA; from the coding sequence ATGGCGTGGCTTAACAAACATTCCGGAGTTTTACTGTTCGACAAACCGTCGGGCGTGACCAGCCATGATATGGTCTACCGCGTTCGTCGGATATTGCAGCAGCAGGAAGTCGGCCACACCGGGACGCTTGATCCGATGGCAACCGGGTTGCTGGTGATGTGCGTCGGAAGAGCGACCAAGATAGCGCAGTTCATTTCGAATCTTGAGAAATGCTATCTGGCGGAAGTGAAACTGGGGTTGAGTTCGGCAACGTATGATGCCGAAGGGCTCGATCCGCACGCCGTGCCGGTTGAGACATCGCACGTGACTGAGTCAGAGGTCCTGGCGGTGATGAATGGATTTCTTGGGACGCAGATGCAACAGGTCCCGGCGCATTCAGCGGTCAAGATCAACGGTCAGCATTTGTACGAGTTGGCTCGCAATGGACAGGAACTCGAGTTGCCGGAACGGGAAGTGACGATCACTTCGTTGCGGCTTGAGTCGTTTGCGGATGCGACGATCCGATTTGAAGTCTGCTGTTCCAAGGGGACATATATCCGGAGTCTGGCACATCAGATCGGGCAGCAACTGGGATGTGGAGCATATCTTTCAGCGTTAAGGCGAACCTCGGTAGGGCCGTTTTCGGTGCTGGATGCCGTCACGCCGATCCATCTGGCTCAACTGGCAGACGAAGGAAAAGCCGGCAGTGCGTTGATGCCGATCGATCAGGTCTTGCAGTTCGGCGCGATCTGTATACAGGATTCTTTCCGGCAGCAGGTTGGTTTTGGACGGATGCCCGCCTGGACTGATGTCAATCGGATCGAAGGCGTATTCGAGCCGGGAGATCGAGTGGTGATCAAGAGTATGGCCGGCGAAGTGCTGGCAGTCGGGATTGCAGGTTCGAGTTCAAACGAGTTTACGAAGCATGGTGGACAGCCGGTCTCGAGTTATGTGAGAGTATTGGCATGA
- the rpsO gene encoding 30S ribosomal protein S15 — MPVTKEQKAKVIEQHRLHGTDTGSPEVQIALLTERINMLTEHMKTHKKDFHTRHGLLKLVGQRRRLLDYLKDRDIVSYRAVLGELGLRR; from the coding sequence ATGCCAGTAACGAAAGAGCAGAAGGCGAAGGTGATCGAGCAGCATCGGCTGCACGGGACCGATACCGGCTCACCCGAGGTTCAGATCGCGCTGTTGACGGAACGGATCAACATGTTGACTGAGCACATGAAGACACACAAGAAGGATTTTCACACCCGCCACGGCCTGTTGAAGCTGGTCGGACAGCGGCGTCGCCTGTTGGATTATCTCAAGGATCGCGATATCGTAAGCTATCGCGCGGTACTTGGTGAACTTGGTCTGCGGCGATAA
- the rbfA gene encoding 30S ribosome-binding factor RbfA translates to MKQFKRSDRLQEQMLRDVSTLLESPLREQGPGLLTFTRVKMTNDLRYATIYYSFLGDAEARKRAEGYLERERGWIRTQLGRNLRVRNIPEITFKFDPSIEEGIRIEQLFAQIRNEGNKDS, encoded by the coding sequence ATGAAACAATTCAAGCGTTCGGACAGGCTACAGGAGCAGATGTTGCGGGATGTTTCCACGCTTCTGGAGTCGCCGTTGCGGGAACAGGGTCCGGGGTTATTGACCTTTACCCGCGTGAAGATGACGAATGACCTTCGCTATGCAACCATCTACTATTCGTTCCTGGGAGATGCCGAGGCACGCAAGCGTGCGGAAGGGTATCTGGAGAGAGAACGAGGATGGATCCGGACGCAACTCGGGAGGAACCTTCGGGTTCGCAATATCCCCGAGATCACCTTTAAGTTTGATCCCTCGATCGAAGAGGGGATCCGCATCGAGCAGCTCTTTGCGCAGATCAGGAATGAAGGCAATAAAGACTCGTGA
- a CDS encoding insulinase family protein yields MRSIAIGVWVDVGSRNETPEENGLSHFVEHMLFKGSHKRSARELAAALETLGGSLNGFTSREQTCYYARVLDEHLPIAVDVLADLTCNATLTAQHVNREKQVVCEEIKEALDNPSDKIHDVFSRTFWGKHPLGQPIMGSQEIIKGLTRPGVVDFVKKNYRAESIVIAASGSISHERIVALVKKHFKFGEGASAPAPRANEPATLKINIESNRSKQTHVCIGFPALPYESTERMTLLALSSYLGGGMSSVLFQKIREDRGLAYSVYTFNDFYRDTGIFGIYLGTDQKHLNKGVDLILTELKNMRKKKLATSDLNKLKSQMKGHLILSQESTNSRMNRLARQELLIGGYQPLTDMVTEIEAVSAKRLQDLANRIFDESRAVAAVLGPVPKGALDGAF; encoded by the coding sequence GTGCGTTCGATAGCGATCGGCGTCTGGGTTGATGTCGGATCGCGAAATGAGACACCGGAAGAGAATGGGCTTTCCCATTTCGTGGAGCATATGCTGTTCAAGGGGTCGCACAAGCGATCAGCACGGGAATTGGCAGCAGCTCTGGAAACGCTAGGCGGTTCCCTCAACGGCTTCACTTCGCGCGAACAGACCTGCTATTATGCCCGGGTTCTCGATGAACATCTGCCGATAGCGGTGGATGTCCTGGCGGATCTGACCTGCAATGCGACATTGACTGCACAGCATGTCAATCGCGAAAAGCAGGTTGTCTGCGAGGAGATCAAAGAGGCGCTGGATAATCCTTCGGATAAGATCCACGATGTTTTCTCGCGTACCTTCTGGGGGAAACACCCCTTGGGTCAGCCGATCATGGGATCGCAGGAGATCATCAAGGGGTTGACTCGTCCCGGAGTGGTTGATTTCGTCAAGAAGAACTATCGCGCCGAATCGATCGTGATCGCGGCATCTGGGTCGATCAGTCATGAACGAATAGTCGCGCTGGTAAAGAAGCATTTCAAATTCGGCGAGGGGGCATCGGCGCCCGCGCCTCGTGCAAATGAACCGGCGACACTGAAGATCAATATCGAGTCGAACCGTTCCAAGCAGACGCATGTTTGTATTGGCTTCCCGGCGTTGCCATATGAATCCACCGAGCGGATGACCTTGCTGGCGCTCAGTTCATATCTGGGCGGCGGGATGTCCTCGGTGTTGTTCCAGAAGATCCGAGAGGATCGTGGGCTGGCGTATTCGGTGTATACCTTCAATGATTTCTATCGCGATACCGGAATATTCGGCATCTATCTCGGGACAGACCAAAAGCATCTCAACAAAGGTGTCGACTTGATCCTGACCGAGTTGAAGAATATGCGGAAGAAAAAGCTGGCGACCTCGGATCTGAATAAGCTCAAATCGCAGATGAAGGGGCATTTGATCCTGAGCCAGGAATCGACGAACAGCCGAATGAATCGGCTGGCACGCCAGGAGTTGCTGATCGGCGGCTATCAGCCGTTGACCGATATGGTCACGGAGATCGAAGCAGTATCGGCAAAGCGGTTGCAGGATCTGGCGAATCGAATATTCGATGAATCCCGCGCGGTAGCGGCGGTGCTGGGGCCAGTCCCCAAAGGCGCTTTGGATGGCGCATTCTGA
- a CDS encoding bifunctional riboflavin kinase/FAD synthetase: protein MTARFVYDIAQYHPSSTGVVATLGTFDGIHRGHQAIFSRVKEVSKASGLPAVLVTFDPHPRFVVSPEHAPLLLTTTPEKEEFIPAYFDGQVVVLPFTKELMNLSAEEFVKQILLDKLGVKKLIVGYDHAFGKNRSGNTTELRRMASVYGFELEVVEPVIIDGSAVSSTRIRNAIQGNSYAEALDLLGHNYAIYGTVERGIGLGRKLGYPTANVKYSPMKLLPPEGVYACWVEIDGEDKCGMMFIGTNHFNPSGRVTVEANLFEFDRDIYDHEISVYPTHFVRSNQRFDSTAALVSQIEQDKINVMRILSKGAEKCQ from the coding sequence ATGACGGCGCGATTTGTGTACGACATCGCGCAGTATCATCCGTCGTCGACCGGGGTTGTAGCAACGCTGGGGACGTTTGATGGGATACATCGCGGCCACCAGGCGATCTTCAGCCGCGTAAAGGAAGTGAGCAAAGCGAGCGGACTTCCGGCAGTGTTGGTGACATTCGATCCGCATCCGCGCTTTGTCGTGTCACCGGAACATGCGCCGTTGTTGCTGACGACCACGCCGGAGAAGGAAGAGTTCATACCGGCCTACTTTGACGGCCAGGTAGTGGTGCTTCCGTTCACGAAGGAGCTGATGAATCTGTCGGCGGAGGAATTCGTCAAGCAGATACTGCTGGATAAGCTGGGAGTAAAAAAGCTGATTGTCGGATATGATCATGCCTTTGGCAAAAACCGAAGCGGCAACACGACGGAGCTTCGTCGGATGGCCTCGGTCTACGGGTTTGAGTTGGAGGTAGTTGAACCGGTGATCATCGATGGTTCGGCGGTATCCTCGACGCGGATCCGCAATGCGATCCAGGGAAATTCATACGCTGAGGCACTCGACCTGCTCGGGCATAATTATGCGATCTACGGAACGGTAGAGCGCGGGATCGGCCTGGGGCGGAAGTTGGGGTATCCGACGGCGAATGTTAAATATAGTCCGATGAAACTTCTCCCGCCCGAGGGCGTCTATGCCTGCTGGGTTGAAATAGACGGCGAGGACAAGTGCGGGATGATGTTTATCGGAACGAATCACTTTAATCCATCGGGACGGGTGACGGTCGAAGCAAACTTGTTTGAGTTTGACCGGGATATCTACGACCATGAGATATCGGTTTACCCGACCCATTTCGTGCGATCCAACCAGCGGTTCGACTCAACGGCCGCATTGGTATCGCAGATCGAGCAAGACAAAATCAATGTTATGAGAATACTATCTAAAGGAGCAGAGAAATGCCAGTAA
- the pnp gene encoding polyribonucleotide nucleotidyltransferase, translating into MAHRVEFEIGGRTMIIETGKMAKQANGAVTVQYADSMVVATVCAMQEPKEGQDFFPLTVEYREKSYAAGKIPGGFFKREGRPSEKEILSARIIDRPIRPLFPDDYYGETQIICYVISHDQKNDTDILGLIGSAAAIAVSDVPMQKTIAGVRVGRIDGQFVINPTIDTLEEADINITMAGSADSIAMVEGAAGEVSEEDIIQALMFGHEHIKQVVAQIEKLAAMVGKKKFSYTPVVKDAAIEARVKELAGKKYDDFNRIADKDTRRESKRALKKEILETLKPEFPDKKNAINNVLEELDSHSMRSMILNTGKRIDGRGPDDIREITCEVGVLPRAHGSALFTRGQTQALVAVTLGTKMDEQRLDELEGESTKSYMLHYNFPPFSTGETKMIRGTSRREIGHGNLAERALIPVIPSEIHFPYTVRVVSDIMESNGSSSMATVCGASLAFMDAGVPIKTAIAGIAMGLIQENDKTVVLTDILGDEDHFGDMDFKVAGSKDGVTSIQMDIKIQGLDVETMRTALDRARVARLSILDNMNRTISKHRDQLSEYAPRILILKINPSKIGEVIGPGGKVIRAIIEETGAKIDISDDGTVLIASVDGEAGRRALARVQEIVEEPEIGRTYNGLVRRIAEFGAFVEILPGTDGLVHISELDVNRVRRVEDICKVGDRMEVKVINVDGDGKIRLSRKALLTQKQDA; encoded by the coding sequence ATGGCACATAGAGTAGAATTTGAAATTGGCGGCCGGACGATGATCATCGAAACCGGCAAGATGGCGAAACAGGCGAACGGCGCCGTGACGGTACAGTATGCGGACTCCATGGTGGTCGCGACGGTATGCGCGATGCAGGAGCCCAAGGAAGGGCAGGACTTCTTCCCGCTGACAGTCGAATATCGTGAGAAGTCATACGCCGCGGGTAAGATCCCGGGCGGGTTCTTCAAGCGTGAGGGGCGTCCGTCGGAGAAGGAGATCCTTTCCGCGCGTATTATCGATCGCCCAATCCGTCCGCTTTTCCCGGACGATTATTATGGCGAAACGCAGATCATCTGCTACGTCATATCACACGACCAGAAAAACGACACCGACATCCTTGGGTTGATCGGGTCGGCCGCGGCGATCGCGGTATCGGATGTTCCGATGCAGAAGACGATCGCCGGCGTGCGCGTAGGCCGTATCGACGGGCAGTTTGTGATCAATCCGACGATCGACACACTTGAGGAAGCGGATATCAATATCACGATGGCCGGCTCTGCCGATAGTATCGCGATGGTCGAAGGCGCGGCGGGCGAGGTCTCGGAAGAGGATATCATCCAGGCGCTGATGTTCGGTCACGAGCATATCAAACAGGTGGTCGCGCAGATCGAGAAGCTGGCGGCGATGGTAGGGAAGAAGAAATTTTCCTATACGCCGGTGGTGAAGGATGCGGCGATCGAAGCTCGCGTCAAAGAACTCGCCGGCAAGAAGTATGACGATTTCAACCGGATCGCCGACAAGGATACTCGTCGGGAGTCCAAGCGGGCCCTGAAGAAAGAGATCCTTGAGACGTTGAAGCCTGAGTTCCCGGACAAAAAGAACGCGATCAATAACGTTCTGGAAGAGCTGGATTCTCACTCGATGCGCTCGATGATCCTGAATACGGGTAAGCGAATCGATGGCCGCGGGCCAGATGACATTCGCGAGATCACCTGCGAAGTGGGCGTGCTTCCGCGCGCGCACGGCTCGGCGTTGTTCACACGTGGACAGACGCAGGCGTTGGTGGCCGTGACCCTGGGGACCAAGATGGATGAGCAGCGATTGGACGAACTCGAAGGCGAGTCGACCAAGAGCTATATGCTGCATTACAACTTCCCGCCGTTCTCGACTGGCGAGACGAAGATGATCCGCGGCACCAGCCGTCGTGAGATCGGTCACGGCAATCTTGCCGAGCGGGCGTTGATCCCGGTGATCCCGTCGGAGATTCACTTCCCGTACACGGTACGAGTGGTGTCCGATATCATGGAATCGAACGGTTCGTCCTCGATGGCGACGGTCTGCGGAGCATCGCTGGCGTTCATGGATGCCGGTGTGCCGATCAAGACGGCGATCGCGGGCATCGCGATGGGGTTGATCCAGGAAAACGACAAGACGGTCGTGTTGACCGATATTCTCGGTGACGAGGATCATTTCGGCGACATGGACTTCAAGGTAGCCGGTTCGAAAGATGGCGTCACTTCGATCCAGATGGATATCAAGATCCAGGGATTGGATGTTGAGACGATGCGGACGGCGCTTGATCGCGCCCGGGTCGCGCGTTTGAGTATTCTGGACAATATGAATCGCACGATCTCGAAGCATCGCGACCAGTTGTCCGAGTACGCGCCACGCATCCTGATACTGAAGATCAATCCGTCGAAGATCGGTGAGGTGATTGGCCCCGGTGGCAAGGTGATCCGCGCGATCATCGAAGAGACCGGCGCGAAGATCGATATCAGCGATGACGGCACGGTGTTGATCGCCTCGGTCGACGGCGAAGCCGGACGTCGCGCATTGGCCCGCGTCCAGGAGATCGTCGAAGAGCCGGAGATCGGCCGGACATACAATGGTCTGGTGCGACGGATCGCCGAATTCGGCGCGTTTGTCGAGATCCTTCCGGGGACCGATGGTCTGGTGCACATTTCCGAGCTGGATGTCAACCGCGTTCGTCGCGTGGAAGATATCTGCAAGGTGGGTGACCGGATGGAAGTGAAAGTGATCAATGTCGACGGTGACGGGAAGATCCGCCTCTCTCGCAAAGCGCTCCTGACGCAGAAGCAGGATGCCTAG